A single Phoenix dactylifera cultivar Barhee BC4 chromosome 1, palm_55x_up_171113_PBpolish2nd_filt_p, whole genome shotgun sequence DNA region contains:
- the LOC103715890 gene encoding arogenate dehydrogenase 2, chloroplastic-like: MLLSGLLLPTPLQTSNPSRPPISAASLRLRAAILRRAAGGGAAAVPRLALRRRLGVRALDAAQTFDHESQASDLLDRRSKLKIAIIGFGNFGQFLARAFARQGHTLLAHSRSDHSDAAQSLGVSFFRDPHDLCEEHPDVVLLATSILSTDAVLRSLPIQRLRRNTLFVDVLSVKEFPKNLFLQLLPPDFDILCTHPMFGPESGKDGWAGLPFVYEKVRIGDANCRAERCQRFLDIFEREGCRMVEMSCTNHDENAAEIQFLTHTVGRILAKLDLKSTPINTMGYETLLDLVANTCSDSFELYNGLFMYNKNSTELLDRLDVAFDSLKKELFGNLHDILRKQLFESAPSSLERANN; the protein is encoded by the coding sequence ATGCTCCTCTccggcctcctcctccccacTCCTCTCCAGACCTCCAACCCCTCCCGCCCCCCTATCTCCGCCGCCTCCCTCCGCCTCCGTGCCGCCATTCTCCGCCGCGCCGCCGGCGGCGGAGCCGCCGCCGTTCCCCGCCTCGCCCTCCGCCGCCGGTTGGGAGTCCGGGCCCTGGACGCCGCCCAGACGTTCGACCACGAGTCCCAGGCCTCCGACCTCCTCGACCGCCGCTCCAAGCTCAAGATCGCCATCATCGGCTTCGGCAACTTTGGCCAGTTCCTCGCCCGTGCCTTCGCCCGCCAGGGCCACACCCTCCTCGCCCACTCCCGTTCCGACCACTCCGACGCCGCCCAGTCCCTCGGCGTCTCCTTCTTCCGCGATCCCCACGACCTCTGCGAGGAGCACCCTGACGTCGTCCTCCTCGCCACCTCCATCCTTTCCACCGACGCCGTCCTCCGCTCCCTCCCCATCCAGCGCCTCCGCCGCAATACCCTCTTCGTCGACGTTCTCTCCGTCAAAGAATTTCCCAAGAACCTCTTTCTCCAGCTCCTCCCGCCGGATTTCGACATTCTCTGCACTCACCCTATGTTCGGCCCTGAAAGCGGCAAGGACGGCTGGGCTGGCCTGCCGTTCGTGTACGAGAAAGTCCGGATTGGCGATGCTAATTGCCGTGCCGAGCGCTGCCAGCGATTCCTTGACATCTTCGAGCGTGAAGGCTGCCGGATGGTGGAGATGTCCTGCACCAACCATGATGAGAATGCTGCTGAAATACAGTTCTTGACTCACACTGTGGGCAGGATTCTCGCCAAGCTGGACCTCAAGTCAACACCAATTAACACTATGGGCTATGAGACGCTGCTCGATCTGGTGGCGAACACTTGTAGTGATAGTTTTGAGCTGTACAATGGGTTGTTCATGTACAACAAGAATTCCACAGAGCTACTTGATAGGTTGGATGTCGCATTTGATTCGTTGAAGAAGGAGCTGTTCGGGAATTTGCATGATATACTCAGGAAGCAGCTGTTTGAGAGCGCTCCGAGTTCTTTAGAAAGGGCTAATAATTGA